The nucleotide window CGCTAATGCTCCGTCGTGGCTTCTTACGAATCCTACACAAAAACCATTTATCGAATTTAAGGTAGACAAAACCACTGTTGAAAAAAAGAAAGCTGTCACATTCTCGTGGATTGCTTCCTATGCGGAAAGCTGCCGAGGTGAAGGGGCTGCAGCCGGATGGAAAGGAAAGAAAAAACCAACAGGAAGCCACATCCTTTATCTTCAAGCTGATTACGAAGTTACGCAGCCGTATAGGCTTATTTGCTCCAATAGAAACGGAACAGTTACCTCGCAGGATATTCGCCTATCATTTGCAAAAAAGGCGAAAAAGAAATAAAGCACCTTGACATACTGGCGGAATGCCATACACTGGCACCGTGAGATTATTGTACCTATGAAAATCAATACAACATCAATTCCTGACCTTCTCTATATCACCGATATCCCAATCTTTTCTGATGAGCGAGGAAGTTTCCGAACGCCATTCAGAATAGATATGGGTACCTATCCTCAACTTGCATGGCTTGAGACTAAGCAGTGGAATATCTCTGAAAATGAGCGGGGAGCGACACGCGGCATTCATGCGGAACCCTGGAATAAGTTTGTGCATGTGATTACCGGCAAAGCCTTTGCCGCTATTGTCGACCTTACTTTTGGTGAAGCCCCTCGACGTATAGAAATATTCGAGCTGGATGCAACATGTGCATTATATATTCCCAAAGGTTGCGGTAATTCATTCCAAGCTCTTGACTTCACCATTTATGCGTATTTGACGAGTGAGCTATGGCAGGCCGGAGAAAAATACTTAGCCGTGTCGCTCGATGATCCAGAATTGGCGATAGACTGGCCGATTAAGGATCCCGAACGGATCATAAGCGATAAAGATCGTGCGCTTCCAACATGCGTTGAAGTGTTTGGTGAAAAAATGGTTGTTGGCTATGATTGATACTTCGCGCATTCTTATTACCGGTGCTTCAGGGCAGCTCGGAAGGGCGTTTAGCGTGCTTCTTGGCGATGCCATGTTCACCTCGCGCCTTGAACTCGATTGTTCATGGGATACTTGCAAAATTATCTCGGCACTCGAAGTTCTTCAGCCTGCTGCAATTCTTCACACTGCTGCGTATACCAATGTTGATGGCGCAGAATCTGACCCCGCAATGGCACTGAGAGTAAACGGATACGCAACGGGAGCATTGGTGGAGTATTGCCGCTCAACTGGCATTCCGATCGTGTATTTTTCCACCGATTATGTTTTGAATTCCAAGTCGATTGAGGGGCATACCGAGAGCGAAGTTCCAAATCCTCAATCTGTGTACGGAGTATCGAAATATGTGGGGGAATTGTATGTGGGAACCTATTCAAGAGGAACAACTATTCGCTTGAGTGGCGTATTTGGGGAAGGAGCTAATTTTGTCAACACACTACTGCGACTTTCTGAATCGCTCAACATCATACCCGTGGTATGCGATCAGGTGATGCGACCTACCTATGCGCCGGATGCAGTACAGGCAACACTGCAGCTTCTTGAACAGCATTGGAGTAATGGAGAATGGCGTCTGCCGCCAATAATTCATATGCAAAACAGCGGACCTGCTGAGAGCTGGGCGCAGTATGCGCAGCAAATCTTTTTTCTTGCAGGAAAAAAAACGCGTGTGCAGGAGATCATGTTTGAGCACTATGCGAAAAACAGACTTCCAAAGAAAACTGCCCCACGCCCCTCGGATTCGATACTTGATTGCACACTCCTCGAGAGTCTTGGTGTAGATATGTCAAACTGGACAGAATCACTCAAGTCTTTCGTCGAAAATCGTCCCCGAACATGAACGGGGATATTTTTTTTGTGATATAGTATGAGATATGAAGATCTGCTTCAAAGAACGAGTACTTACTGTTGTGCGCGGCATCACACCGGGCCATGTCATGACCTATCAACACGTTGCGCAACGTGCGGGTAGTTCCCGGGCAGCCCGCGCCGTTGGGACGATCATGCGTGGCAATCATGATGAAAGTGTGCCGTGCCATCGTGTTATTCGATCGGATGGAACACTTGGCGGGTATAACGGCGGAGGAACAGAAAAGAAAAAAGAACTCTTAAAACGAGAAGGCTATTATTCGCATGTATGATTTCCTATAGGTATAGAAATATTAAAGATGAAGGTTTGCGGACACTCAAAGAATTTAAAATTGGTTCTTGGGTTAATGTTGAGAATCCATCCTTACAAGAAATTACAGCGCTTTCAAAACTCCTCGGACTTGAAGAAAGTTTGATTCATGATGCGCTTGATGTGTATGAAGCGCCACGCATTGAGGTGGAGCGGGGGATTGTCTATGTGTTTACGCGGTATCCTGTTGTTGATACGACAAACACAGTAACGCTGCCGATTCTTATTGTTATCGGAGAACAGTTTTTCCTCACAGTCTGTACGCAGGAGTGTTCGCTATTGGCACAGACTCGCGAAATGAAAAATGTGTTTTCAACGCAAAAAACAAAATTATTTTTACAAGTATTTTCTCAAATTACGAGTGCGTATACGACATACCTTCACCAGATGAACAAGAACATTCGTATGTCTATGCTCAAGCTCGAACGTATTACCAATAACGATATTGTTGAATTTGTCCGCTATGAAGGGATTTTAAGCGATTTTTTGTATTCTATGGAGCAGACGCATACCGTTCTCAAAAATGTGCTTTCCGGAAAGTTTCTGCCTCTCTATGACCAGGATGAGGATTTGGCGGAAGACATTGTGCTGAATTATGGGCAGCTCATGGAAATGTGCCGGTCGAATCTGAGAACAATCGCCAATATCCGTGCGGCGTATTCCACTATTACGACCAATACATTGAATCGCACCATGAAGCTTCTTACTTCACTTACGATACTTGTTACGATCCCGACAATGATTTCGAGTCTGTATGGCATGAATGTGGCGCTGCCGGGAAGCGGCTCGTCAGTAGCATTTTATTGGATTATCGGATTCATCGTCGGCAGTGCCGGCGTTGTTACGCTTGTTTTCATGAAAAATAAATGGCTATGAGCTTACCAAAGGAACATTCATATGGTGTTGTTGCTGTGAAAATTGTGGCAGGCTGCGCGCAGTATCTTGTTGTGTTCCATCGAAGCGGACACTGGGGATTGCCCAAGGGACACATGCAAGAGGGCGAAACTGAAGTTCAAACGGCACTGAGAGAATTACAAGAAGAAGGAGGCGTAAGCGTATGCGATATTCTGCCGGGCGTATCGTTCAATGAACAGTATCACTGCACCTATGGCGGTATTGAATATGATAAAACCGTTACCTATTTTCTTGGAATAGTGCGCCACGAGATGGAAGAATATACGGATCCGGATGGTGACATTATTGAGCGCGCATGGCTTGCCTATGAAGATGCTTTGGAACGATTGACATACTCGCAAAAAAAAGAAATACTCATCGAGGCGAATGACTATCTTACCCTACACTCGCAGTGTTATAAAACATAAAACTCTTCGCTCCAGGTATCCATCTGTCGGGGCCGCAATGTTCTTGCTAGATACATTGCTTAGATTCCTCGCCGCCACTCGTCAAAAACTCCTCCAGACGAACACCTGGGCGGAGTTTCATGTTCTAATTCGACAATAGTATGCAAAAACTACGTCCGACCGTAAAGCGCGATTTAAGCCTTTTTTCTATTGAAGCATGGGAGAAGGGGTATCGGAAGTATTTACCAGATACTCTCGGTTGGGATTATCCGATTATTTTTCATTACGATGGGACAAGGGTGCACTTTTATCATACCGAGCAGGACTTTTCTCATTTTAAACACAGCATCACACAACGTCTTATAAATGACGATGCGCTTTTTGAGAAGCTCAATGAACAATTTAAAAAAAACATTTTCACACTTCGCGAGTTTTTGCATACTATCAGTGGCGAAAATCTACAAGAAATTTCTGATCTCATAGGAACAATCATGGCGTTTTATATATTTGTTGTGAGTGATGCATTCGTTGCCACGCGCGCGAGCGCATGGGAGTCACGTACGTTATCCGAGGGCATCCTGTATGATCTTGACGAGCATGTTGAACGGCATATGAAGCAAAGATTACGAGAAAAATGTTTTGGTGAAAGCGTATCACATGTCCTTCGCTTGTCGGACTATGAAGCTCTGATGAATGGCGAACAAAAAATTCTCGATAATATTTCACACCGTCTTGGCGGATATATTATACGTGATTCTGTATTGAGCACCGATATTACATTTGAAACATTTTGCAGTAGGAGTGGATATGTTCTTCCAGAAATTGTAGTGAAAGCACCAGATTCGACTGAGCTTCGCGGCACTGTGGCGTATCAGGGCACTGCAAGGGGTCGGGTGAAAATAGTCCACCGAAAAGAAGACCTTGCAACCATTAAAGAAGGAGATATTTTAGTTGCATGCATGACAAATGCAACATATATTTTTGGTATGAAAATGGCCGGGGCGATTGTTACTGACGAAGGCGGTATCACCTGTCATGCTGCAATTATGGCGCGCGAGCTTGGCAAGCCGTGCATTACCGGAACACGAGAAGCAACCAAGAGATTAAAAGATGGCGATAGTGTAGTAGTGGACGCCTATCAAGGAATTGTGAAGATATGTAGTTGACAATAGTGCGTACTCTGCGTATGATTTTCTGGTGACAGAACGTTCCTTGCCACAATTCATTACGTTTTCCGGCCCTTCCGGATCAGGTAAGTCTGCAACTGCACGGCATCTTATCACTGTTTGTCAAAGGATTGAACTTGCGCGTGGATACACAACGCGTATGCCACGCGAATATGAACGTAAACGGCCATTCAAGTACCGTGAATACCACCATGTTTCCCTTGAGAAATTTAATGAGCTGGAGCAGAGTGGCAAACTTGAGTGGAGTATCACATTGGAAAGCGGGCGCTATGCAACACCTCGAACGCTTTTTGAGAGAAACCGAGATACAACCCTTCTCTTTCTTGTTACTCCCGATGTTGTGCCTCGCATTCGCGACCTTTCAAAAGGACCCGTTGTATCATTCTACTTCTTTCCGCCACCAATGGAAGAAATAATACGGAGAATGAAAGCGCGCAGAGATACTGAAGATGAAATTGCCAAGCGAGTCGTCGACAGCAGGTCTTCATCGTGGATCAGCCCCCTCAAAGATAGCAGCATTCAATGGGTGCCTATTATTACCGAGGATAGGTCGGTCGAGCAGACGATTCAAATGATCAGAGACCACCTGGGAATATAATGGAAGAGTGCTCCACATGCCAACATGCAATCTTATCTCAGGACGATTTTGGTTCAATTTTGAATCACGAACTTCACTGCCCTGTGCGCCGCGGCGCTGATAGGCAACACCTAGACGGATTTAATGCGGGGTATATGGATCGGCTTAGAGAGCGGCATGTAGCGCAAGAACATCCAGTATATGAACTTGGCTGGCAGCAAGCAGACAGGTATTTGGCGCGCCTTGCTTTGGAACAACCATTTAAGCCATCATAATTATGTCCCACTCATAGGGACTTTTTTTATACGTTTTGACAGAGAGGCGTTTCTAATGATAGATTATGGTAACGAGTATGGTTCATAAATATACGGCAATAAAACTTATTACGTTTACCGGGGCATCGGGAGTGGGTAAGACTGTCATTGCCCGTACGCTTCTTGAGCGGTTTCCGCTGTTTGGATGGCTGGAAAGCATTACAACCAGAGAAATCCGGCCGACGAATTTTCCAGACGAATATGTCCATGTGTCGCAGGGGGAATTTCTCCAGTGGGTTTCGGAAGAAAAATTTGTAGAATGGGTGCAGGTACACGGGAATGATTATTACGGTACACTGAAAGGATCACTTGATCGAGTACTTACAGATCCCAAGCGCATTTATTTAAAAACTATCGATCCTGTCGGTTTGGCAAAAATCCATGCCTATGCCCCGTCGGCATTGCTGCCTTTCTATGTTCTTGCCCCATCGGAAGACATCCTGCGGCAACGGCTAAGCGACCGAGGGGAGAGCGAAGAGACTGTTCAGAGGCGCTTGCATGATTGCGAGCGCTGGGATGCTGATGCGCGCCAATCAAAAATCCCGTATGTTTTTATTCAAAATGAAAAAACAATCGAAGATGTCATCGAGCATATTATTGATTTTTTGAGCGGGCGCGGTGTGATATAATAGTATAGATATGGATCAATCTCAGCAGCAACAATCATCATTTAAGTCATTATTCGTTTTTCTTATTGCAACCCTTGTTATTATTGGCATTGGGTATGGAGGGTATACTGTGTTTCTACGAAAGAACGATCGTAGCGGCATTCCTGGCGCAAACAAGGAACAGCCTGCGAATACTCAAATAGTAAAACAAGAAACCCCTTCAATAAAAGTCATACAAAAGAAGCAGGATGAGAAAAATCAAAAAATTCAGCAACAGAATGCCTTACCGGAGGAAGAGCAAGAAATTCCTGTGATCCCCCAGCCGATATTGAATCCGGAACGAGCGACAACGCCATCTCCAGTGCGGGGTGCTTCTGTTCCGACGCCAACACTGTATCCCATGACTATCAAAGCAACAGCCATATCTGTTGAGCTTGCTGAAACGCGTGATCAGCAGGAGCATGGCCTGGGCGGGCGCACGGGTCTTGCGGAGGATCGGGGCTTACTGTATATACTTCGAAAACCGGATTTTTATACATTCTGGATGAAGGATATGAAATTTCCCATTGATATCATTTGGATTGATAAGGATCAAAAAGTCATTGATATTTCCCATAGCCTTACGCCCGATACATATCCTAGGATTTTCCAGCCGGTCCACCCGGCGCAGATCATTCTCGAAGTCGCTTCGGGTTTTGCAAAAAAACACGACATTAAGATCGGCGACCCGGTATCCGTCCCCAAAATTCAACAATAGAGTATGACATTTGAAGAATACCAGCGCGAATCACAGAAAACCGCAACGTATCCTGTTATTGGATTGCCGTTTGTCTATCCGACACTCGGGTTGGCAGGGGAGACCGGAGAAGTGGTGGAAAAAGTCAAAAAAATCTTTCGCGACAACAACAGCACCATCACCGAAGAGCAGACACAGGAACTAGTTAAAGAAATGGGTGATGTGCTTTGGTATTTGACACAGCTTGCAACAACACTTGGTGTCTCTCTTGAAGATGTTGCGCGCATGAATATGGAAAAACTTCGTTCGCGCCTTGAACGTGACGCACTCCATGGAGACGGCGACAACCGTTGACTGCAAAAAAAGACCGCACGCATTGTTGGCATGCGGCGGTTCAGGGTACGCGGCGGCTGTCTTTGACAGCTTGCGCAGGTATGGAAAGTAAGGCAATGAGTCGATTGGTGCTTGCGCCCGGCAGGGAATAAATTGCCGGATCGTCCTGGAGCACATCCGACCAGCCTGCAAGCGCCAGGCGAGCTGTTTCATCGCGCGCAAAAAGCATTGTCTCTGCCACCTTGTTGGCAACTTTTTTTTGTGGGCGCACTGCGACAAGCTGGTCGATTTCCAGTTTGACATCGGGCAGTGCTGACTGGAGATGTGCAACAAGCTTGGAAATAACCGGGGGAAGCTCAACAACGAATTCCTCGATTGGATAGCTGTTCCAGTGGGCAGTTTTTGCACAAAACCCCAAGCTTTTTTGATAGAGTTTTTCAAAAAATGCTAGATCAGGATCGATGTGTCGTTCACCGCCAGCAATGCGGCACAGGATATCCATTTTTCGATTTACAGCTTCAACATCAGGAGGAATAATGCCGATTGTACGGAGGCGATTTCGTAAATCTGTTTTATGAGGTCTCTCTCGCGCCTTACTCATTGTCCTCACATGAAAGGTTCATATAGATATCCTATCTTATCCAGCTCTAAATACAAGAAATGGGTCAAGGGGGTTGACAAAAAGCTTATACTATTCAATACTTGCAGAACACAGTGTTAAAATGAACCTTGAATTGTTTCATTACACTAGCGGTATTATTGGTGGGGCAGTAACGCTTCTTGGATTCATGTTCTATTGCTGGTATTTGCTGACCGTGAGCCATGCCCGCCCGGCGCGCGTAGGTTGGATCATCTGGTCGATTGTCACCTTCCTTACCATGATCTTTCATGCATCGGCAAATAATGCGGCATTCGATCCCTTTTCGTTCATTTCACAATTACCCACACTAACAACGCATACGCCGACCATGTTTTTCGCCATCGGTAATTTTGTTGGATGTACGGCTGTTGCGCTCCTAGCATTATGGAGGGGCAAGGGCGGATGGACAAGTATCGATAAGTTCTCGCTTGTAGGCGCGATTGTAAGTATTTTCCTTTGGCTTATAAGCGGTTCAGGACTCCTAGCGCTTATCGTCAGTCTGTGCGCAGATTTCTGCGGTGCGATTCCCACTATCGAGCATGCTTCATGCGAACCGGGAGGAGAATCAAGGCTGGCATGGGGCACTTTTGCAGTGGGAACAATCATTACAGGGGGGGGTATCGGTGCATTGACAATTGAAGAATGTGCCTTTCCGATGTACTTCCTATTTATAGACTGCTTCATAGTCTTTATCGTTCTTTTCCCCAACAGCAGACTAACACTCTGGACACGGAATAAGTATGAACAGTTCAAAAACTGGCATGAGCGAACATTTACTCCTCAGCCATTATGATGTCTTCGGACATCTTTTCTTTTTTATAATTACAAATATAATAAGAAGCATATGTGCCGACTTTTTGCATGTGCAGGACAGCTTTCCGAACAGGAGACAATCGCATCTCTGAAGGCTTTTCGCCGTATCGCTAAACTCGGTGTCATTCCTCCTGTGCCGAATATCAAGAGGGGACATACCGAGGGGTGGGGTTTGGTTGCCTACAAAAATGGCGAGATAGTGTATGAAAAAAAACGGAAAGCAGTTGCGTTTCGCGATCCGGAGTTTTTGTATTCATTGCCGCGCTTGGGCAAACGCCTTCCTGATACTATCATCGCCCATGTGCGCAAAATGACGTATGGCATGGTTGCCTCTCGCAATAACCACCCGTTTGTATTTGGCCCCTACTCATTTGCACATAATGGGTCGGTTGACGGCACGGAAAGCATCCCGTTGAAGTCGTATTTTAAAGACAACATCAAAGGCACCACTGATACGGAACGGTTTTTTTCCTACTTTCTTCAGTTGCTCTACGCACGCCCCAAGTGTACAACGGCTGATGTACAGGCATGTTTTAAAAAGCTTATAGAGTATATCCACAAGCACCACTCGTATACGGCAATCAATATTGTATTGTCGAATAGTACGCATGTTTGGGCGTATCGGGATTATAACCCCGAAAATGAA belongs to Patescibacteria group bacterium and includes:
- a CDS encoding dTDP-4-dehydrorhamnose 3,5-epimerase family protein, which codes for MKINTTSIPDLLYITDIPIFSDERGSFRTPFRIDMGTYPQLAWLETKQWNISENERGATRGIHAEPWNKFVHVITGKAFAAIVDLTFGEAPRRIEIFELDATCALYIPKGCGNSFQALDFTIYAYLTSELWQAGEKYLAVSLDDPELAIDWPIKDPERIISDKDRALPTCVEVFGEKMVVGYD
- a CDS encoding NAD(P)-dependent oxidoreductase, whose product is MIDTSRILITGASGQLGRAFSVLLGDAMFTSRLELDCSWDTCKIISALEVLQPAAILHTAAYTNVDGAESDPAMALRVNGYATGALVEYCRSTGIPIVYFSTDYVLNSKSIEGHTESEVPNPQSVYGVSKYVGELYVGTYSRGTTIRLSGVFGEGANFVNTLLRLSESLNIIPVVCDQVMRPTYAPDAVQATLQLLEQHWSNGEWRLPPIIHMQNSGPAESWAQYAQQIFFLAGKKTRVQEIMFEHYAKNRLPKKTAPRPSDSILDCTLLESLGVDMSNWTESLKSFVENRPRT
- a CDS encoding MGMT family protein produces the protein MKICFKERVLTVVRGITPGHVMTYQHVAQRAGSSRAARAVGTIMRGNHDESVPCHRVIRSDGTLGGYNGGGTEKKKELLKREGYYSHV
- a CDS encoding magnesium transporter CorA family protein, which gives rise to MISYRYRNIKDEGLRTLKEFKIGSWVNVENPSLQEITALSKLLGLEESLIHDALDVYEAPRIEVERGIVYVFTRYPVVDTTNTVTLPILIVIGEQFFLTVCTQECSLLAQTREMKNVFSTQKTKLFLQVFSQITSAYTTYLHQMNKNIRMSMLKLERITNNDIVEFVRYEGILSDFLYSMEQTHTVLKNVLSGKFLPLYDQDEDLAEDIVLNYGQLMEMCRSNLRTIANIRAAYSTITTNTLNRTMKLLTSLTILVTIPTMISSLYGMNVALPGSGSSVAFYWIIGFIVGSAGVVTLVFMKNKWL
- a CDS encoding NUDIX domain-containing protein, encoding MSLPKEHSYGVVAVKIVAGCAQYLVVFHRSGHWGLPKGHMQEGETEVQTALRELQEEGGVSVCDILPGVSFNEQYHCTYGGIEYDKTVTYFLGIVRHEMEEYTDPDGDIIERAWLAYEDALERLTYSQKKEILIEANDYLTLHSQCYKT
- a CDS encoding PEP-utilizing enzyme; amino-acid sequence: MQKLRPTVKRDLSLFSIEAWEKGYRKYLPDTLGWDYPIIFHYDGTRVHFYHTEQDFSHFKHSITQRLINDDALFEKLNEQFKKNIFTLREFLHTISGENLQEISDLIGTIMAFYIFVVSDAFVATRASAWESRTLSEGILYDLDEHVERHMKQRLREKCFGESVSHVLRLSDYEALMNGEQKILDNISHRLGGYIIRDSVLSTDITFETFCSRSGYVLPEIVVKAPDSTELRGTVAYQGTARGRVKIVHRKEDLATIKEGDILVACMTNATYIFGMKMAGAIVTDEGGITCHAAIMARELGKPCITGTREATKRLKDGDSVVVDAYQGIVKICS
- a CDS encoding DUF192 domain-containing protein translates to MDQSQQQQSSFKSLFVFLIATLVIIGIGYGGYTVFLRKNDRSGIPGANKEQPANTQIVKQETPSIKVIQKKQDEKNQKIQQQNALPEEEQEIPVIPQPILNPERATTPSPVRGASVPTPTLYPMTIKATAISVELAETRDQQEHGLGGRTGLAEDRGLLYILRKPDFYTFWMKDMKFPIDIIWIDKDQKVIDISHSLTPDTYPRIFQPVHPAQIILEVASGFAKKHDIKIGDPVSVPKIQQ
- a CDS encoding nucleoside triphosphate pyrophosphohydrolase family protein, translated to MTFEEYQRESQKTATYPVIGLPFVYPTLGLAGETGEVVEKVKKIFRDNNSTITEEQTQELVKEMGDVLWYLTQLATTLGVSLEDVARMNMEKLRSRLERDALHGDGDNR
- a CDS encoding class II glutamine amidotransferase — encoded protein: MCRLFACAGQLSEQETIASLKAFRRIAKLGVIPPVPNIKRGHTEGWGLVAYKNGEIVYEKKRKAVAFRDPEFLYSLPRLGKRLPDTIIAHVRKMTYGMVASRNNHPFVFGPYSFAHNGSVDGTESIPLKSYFKDNIKGTTDTERFFSYFLQLLYARPKCTTADVQACFKKLIEYIHKHHSYTAINIVLSNSTHVWAYRDYNPENELVKKYNLGSYFTLYYALRRKKTLFVSSEKMVLPGVKWHLLENKHGIEFNIKTHAVKAFDWTSS